A single region of the Brachypodium distachyon strain Bd21 chromosome 3, Brachypodium_distachyon_v3.0, whole genome shotgun sequence genome encodes:
- the LOC104583935 gene encoding ethylene-responsive transcription factor ABI4, whose product MAVERDDDDKSQSVASVTRKRKKKKTTTKKKGLAEVRTAYRGVRRRGGKYRAQIWDGKCQTTAWLGSFDTAEEAARAYDAAAIALHGAAAAAAMTNFKSPAAAAAAPAAPLADADIDAHVHGIGPKKEAPVPVMDSKSVQGGREAAAAPRPAKSTPRSGFRGVYQSSTERWLGTFDAALEAAGAYDEAAVGLYGARAITNFEQPPPTAAANGGAEEPSPMHLLNDFPELTAPDFLESLIPGPQDHDLLTDLPPEEWQQQVHELLHGMDMVA is encoded by the exons ATGGCCGTGGagcgcgacgacgacgacaagtCCCAGTCCGTGGCTTCGGTTaccaggaagaggaagaagaagaagacgacgacgaagaagaaggggctTGCCGAGGTCCGGACGGCGTACCGCGGCGTGCGGCGACGGGGCGGCAAGTACAGGGCGCAGATCTGGGACGGCAAGTGCCAAACCACGGCGTGGCTCGGAAGCTTCGACACcgccgaggaggccgccagGGCCTACGACGCGGCGGCCATCGCGCTGcacggcgccgcggcggctgcggccatGACCAACTTCAAGAgtcccgcggcagcggcagcggcgccggctgctcctCTTGCCGATGCCGACATCGACGCGCACGTGCACGGGATCGGCCCGAAGAAGGAGGCGCCGGTGCCAGTGATGGACTCGAAGAGCGTCCAGggcgggagggaggcggcggcggcgccgaggccgGCTAAGTCGACCCCTCGCTCTGGGTTCCGCGGCGTGTACCAGAGTTCCA CCGAGCGATGGCTCGGCACCTTCGACGCAGCCTTGGAGGCCGCCGGAGCCTACGACgaggcggccgtcgggctCTACGGCGCGAGGGCTATCACCAACTTTGAGCAACCACCGCCCACGGCCGCTGCCAATGGCGGCGCGGAAGAGCCGTCGCCCATGCACCTGCTCAACGACTTCCCGGAGCTGACGGCGCCAGACTTCTTGGAAAGCCTCATCCCAGGCCCGCAGGACCACGATCTCTTGACCGACTTGCCGCCGGAGGAGTGGCAGCAGCAGGTCCACGAGCTCCTCCATGGCATGGATATGGTGGCTTAA
- the LOC104583936 gene encoding AP2-like ethylene-responsive transcription factor AIL1, which produces MAVEHDDEDDDGRESQSVPSVPSKKKKKTAKKDPADARTEFRGVRRQGGRYRAQIWDPKGQTMMSLGCFGAAEDAARAYDAAAIALHGAAAKINFKGPAAVAAAPLADDDIDAHGHEIAPKKKKKEEEEEAAVMNSKRVQHRREEAATDAPLADEDTDAHVHEIGLKKKKIKAPVAVMSSKSGVQGGGKAAARARPISRSGFRGVYQNFSGSRYNARIWDPVQRAGRWLGTFEAAEEAAEAYDAAAVSLYGARAITNFEQPPPKAAANDGAEMSPPMELLNDFPELTAPVFSESLIPGPQVDDLLTYLPPAEWQRQVHELLHDMGFTDYVVA; this is translated from the coding sequence ATGGCGGTGGAgcacgacgacgaagacgacgacggccgcgaGTCCCAGTCCGTGCCTTCGGTTcccagcaagaagaagaagaagacggcgaAGAAGGATCCTGCCGATGCCCGGACGGAGTTCCGCGGTGTGCGGCGGCAGGGCGGCAGGTACAGGGCGCAGATCTGGGACCCCAAGGGCCAAACCATGATGTCGCTCGGATGCTtcggcgccgccgaggacgccgCCAGGGCCTACGATGCGGCGGCCATCGCACTgcacggcgcggcggccaAAATCAACTTCAAGGGtcccgcggcggtggcggcggctcctcTTGCCGATGACGACATCGACGCGCACGGGCACGAGATCGccccgaagaagaagaagaaggaggaggaggaggaggcggcggtgatgAATTCGAAGCGCGTTCAGCacaggagggaggaggcggcgacaGATGCTCCCCTTGCCGATGAGGACACCGACGCGCACGTGCACGAGATCggcctgaagaagaagaagatcaaggcgccggtggcggtgaTGAGCTCGAAGAGCGGCGTTCAGGGCggggggaaggcggcggcgcgggctagGCCGATCTCTCGCTCCGGGTTCCGCGGCGTGTACCAGAATTTCAGTGGGAGCAGGTACAATGCGCGGATATGGGATCCGGTCCAGCGAGCTGGGCGATGGCTCGGGACCTTCGAGGCGGCTGAGGAGGCCGCCGAAGCCTACGACGCGGCGGCCGTCAGTCTCTACGGCGCGAGGGCGATCACCAACTTCGAGCAACCACCCCCCAAGGCCGCGGCCAATGACGGCGCGGAGATGTCTCCGCCCATGGAACTCCTCAACGACTTCCCGGAGCTGACCGCGCCAGTCTTCTCGGAAAGCCTCATCCCAGGCCCGCAGGTCGACGACCTCTTGACTTACTTGCCGCCGGCGGAGTGGCAGCGGCAGGTCCACGAGCTCCTCCATGACATGGGCTTCACCGACTATGTGGTGGCTTAA
- the LOC100822659 gene encoding translation factor GUF1 homolog, chloroplastic isoform X2 has product MAATTAAAVYRFAVLAPVPSPLSSGRRRPAAPFSRPRGISATPRGRVLCLAASAPASSTDAGQDRLQKVPITNIRNFCIIAHIDHGKSTLADKLLEMTGTVQKREMKQQFLDNMDLERERGITIKLQVSRSLAACEGALLVVDASQGVEAQTLANVYLALESNLEIIPVLNKIDLPGAEPDRIAQEIEEIIGLDCSNAIRCSAKEGIGITEILDAIVTKVPPPQDTLKNPLRALIFDSYYDPYRGVIVYFRVIDGSIKKGDKICFMANKKEYLADEIGVLSPNQMQADELHAGEVGYLSASIRSVADARVGDTITHYSKGAECALPGYSEATPMVFCGLFPLEADQFEELREALGKLQLNDAALKFEPESSSAMGFGFRCGFLGLLHMEIVQERLEREYNLNLIITAPSVVYRVNCANNETVECSNPSLLPEAGKRRSIEEPYVKIELLTPKDYIGPIMELGQERRGEFKEMNYITENRAKLIYMLPLAEMVGDFFDQLKSRSKGYASMEYAVVGYRVSDLVKLDIQINGEPVEALSTIVHRDKAYSVGRALTEKLKELIPRQMFKIPIQACIGAKVIASEALSAIRKDVLSKCYGGDISRKKKLLKKQAEGKKRMKSIGRVEVPQEAFMAVLKLEKEVL; this is encoded by the exons ATGGCGGCcacaaccgccgccgccgtctacCGCTTCGCGGTCCTCGCGCCGGTACCGTCGCCGCTCTCGTCAGGGCGCCGCCGACCTGCCGCGCCCTTCTCCCGCCCGCGCGGTATCTCCGCCACTCCCCGCGGCCGCGTCCTctgcctcgccgcctccgcgcccgcctcctccaccgacgCCGGCCAGGACCGCCTCCAGAAG GTCCCCATTACCAACATCAGGAACTTCTGCATCATCGCGCATATCGACCATGGCAAGTCGACACTGGCGGATAAGCTGCTCGAGATGACCGGGACAGTGCAGAAGAGGGAAATGAAACAGCAGTTCCTGGACAACATGGAcctggagagggagagggggatCACCATCAAGTTGCAG GTCTCCCGTTCTCTTGCTGCTTGTGAGGGCGCACTGCTGGTTGTTGATGCTTCTCAG GGCGTTGAAGCTCAGACTTTAGCAAATGTTTATCTCGCGTTGGAAAGCAACCTTGAAATCATACCG GTTCTAAACAAAATTGATCTTCCTGGTGCTGAACCTGACCGTATCGCACAAGAGATTGAAGAG ATAATTGGGTTGGATTGCAGTAATGCAATTAGGTGTTCAGCAAAG GAGGGTATAGGCATCACTGAGATACTAGATGCCATCGTGACCAAGGTCCCCCCACCACAGGATACTTTAAAAAATCCTCTCAGGGCTCTTATATTTGACAG CTATTATGATCCGTACAGAGGCGTTATAGTGTATTTTCGAGTTATTGATGGCAGTATAAAGAAAGGGGACAAGATATGTTTTATGGCCAACAAAAAG GAATACCTTGCTGATGAAATTGGTGTACTATCTCCCAATCAGATGCAAGCTGATGAACTGCATGCTGGCGAG GTTGGATATCTCTCTGCTTCCATAAGATCAGTAGCTGATGCTAGGGTTGGTGATACAATTACTCATTATTCAAAAGGAGCAGAATGTGCCTTGCCAGGATATTCAGAAGCTACACCAATGGTTTTCTGCGGCCTGTTTCCTTTGGAGGCAGATCA GTTTGAGGAGTTGCGGGAGGCATTGGGAAAACTTCAGCTGAATGATGCTGCACTAAAG TTTGAACCAGAATCTTCAAGTGCTATGGGGTTTGGCTTCAGATGTGGGTTCCTTGGTCTTCTTCATATGGAAATTGTCCAG GAAAGGCTTGAGAGAGAGTACAATTTGAACTTAATAATTACTGCACCCAGTGTGGTTTACCGTGTCAACTGTGCCAATAATGAAACC GTTGAATGTTCAAACCCATCCTTGCTTCCAGAAGCTGGGAAACGGAGGTCCATTGAAGAACCTTATGTAAAG ATCGAATTACTTACACCGAAGGATTATATTGGCCCAATAATGGAGCTGGGTCAAGAGAGAAGAGGTGAATTCAAGGAAATGAACTACATTACAGAAAACAGGGCCAAGCTTATTTATATGCTACCACTTGCAGAG ATGGTTGGTGATTTCTTTGATCAACTGAAATCTCGAAGCAAAGGATATGCTAGCATGGAATATGCAGTTGTTGG GTACAGGGTAAGTGACCTAGTAAAGCTGGACATACAAATCAATGGTGAACCTGTGGAAGCATTGTCAACAATTGTACACAGAGATAAG GCATACTCTGTTGGGAGAGCGCTTACTGAAAAGCTCAAAGAACTTATCCCTCGGCAAATGTTTAAGATACCTATTCAA GCATGTATAGGTGCAAAGGTCATCGCAAGTGAAGCCCTATCAGCCATCAGGAAGGATGTCTTGTCGAAATGCTACG GAGGTGATATATCAAGGAAAAAGAAGTTGCTGAAAAaacag gcggaaggaaagaaaagaatgaaATCAATCGGAAGGGTGGAAGTTCCTCAAGAGGCATTTATGGCTGTGCTGAAACTGGAAAAGGAGGTGCTGTGA
- the LOC100822659 gene encoding translation factor GUF1 homolog, chloroplastic isoform X1, whose protein sequence is MAATTAAAVYRFAVLAPVPSPLSSGRRRPAAPFSRPRGISATPRGRVLCLAASAPASSTDAGQDRLQKVPITNIRNFCIIAHIDHGKSTLADKLLEMTGTVQKREMKQQFLDNMDLERERGITIKLQAARMRYVMNNEPYCLNLIDTPGHVDFSYEVSRSLAACEGALLVVDASQGVEAQTLANVYLALESNLEIIPVLNKIDLPGAEPDRIAQEIEEIIGLDCSNAIRCSAKEGIGITEILDAIVTKVPPPQDTLKNPLRALIFDSYYDPYRGVIVYFRVIDGSIKKGDKICFMANKKEYLADEIGVLSPNQMQADELHAGEVGYLSASIRSVADARVGDTITHYSKGAECALPGYSEATPMVFCGLFPLEADQFEELREALGKLQLNDAALKFEPESSSAMGFGFRCGFLGLLHMEIVQERLEREYNLNLIITAPSVVYRVNCANNETVECSNPSLLPEAGKRRSIEEPYVKIELLTPKDYIGPIMELGQERRGEFKEMNYITENRAKLIYMLPLAEMVGDFFDQLKSRSKGYASMEYAVVGYRVSDLVKLDIQINGEPVEALSTIVHRDKAYSVGRALTEKLKELIPRQMFKIPIQACIGAKVIASEALSAIRKDVLSKCYGGDISRKKKLLKKQAEGKKRMKSIGRVEVPQEAFMAVLKLEKEVL, encoded by the exons ATGGCGGCcacaaccgccgccgccgtctacCGCTTCGCGGTCCTCGCGCCGGTACCGTCGCCGCTCTCGTCAGGGCGCCGCCGACCTGCCGCGCCCTTCTCCCGCCCGCGCGGTATCTCCGCCACTCCCCGCGGCCGCGTCCTctgcctcgccgcctccgcgcccgcctcctccaccgacgCCGGCCAGGACCGCCTCCAGAAG GTCCCCATTACCAACATCAGGAACTTCTGCATCATCGCGCATATCGACCATGGCAAGTCGACACTGGCGGATAAGCTGCTCGAGATGACCGGGACAGTGCAGAAGAGGGAAATGAAACAGCAGTTCCTGGACAACATGGAcctggagagggagagggggatCACCATCAAGTTGCAG GCAGCTCGGATGCGTTACGTCATGAACAATGAGCCTTACTGCCTGAATTTAATTGATACACCTGGTCATGTCGATTTCTCATACGAG GTCTCCCGTTCTCTTGCTGCTTGTGAGGGCGCACTGCTGGTTGTTGATGCTTCTCAG GGCGTTGAAGCTCAGACTTTAGCAAATGTTTATCTCGCGTTGGAAAGCAACCTTGAAATCATACCG GTTCTAAACAAAATTGATCTTCCTGGTGCTGAACCTGACCGTATCGCACAAGAGATTGAAGAG ATAATTGGGTTGGATTGCAGTAATGCAATTAGGTGTTCAGCAAAG GAGGGTATAGGCATCACTGAGATACTAGATGCCATCGTGACCAAGGTCCCCCCACCACAGGATACTTTAAAAAATCCTCTCAGGGCTCTTATATTTGACAG CTATTATGATCCGTACAGAGGCGTTATAGTGTATTTTCGAGTTATTGATGGCAGTATAAAGAAAGGGGACAAGATATGTTTTATGGCCAACAAAAAG GAATACCTTGCTGATGAAATTGGTGTACTATCTCCCAATCAGATGCAAGCTGATGAACTGCATGCTGGCGAG GTTGGATATCTCTCTGCTTCCATAAGATCAGTAGCTGATGCTAGGGTTGGTGATACAATTACTCATTATTCAAAAGGAGCAGAATGTGCCTTGCCAGGATATTCAGAAGCTACACCAATGGTTTTCTGCGGCCTGTTTCCTTTGGAGGCAGATCA GTTTGAGGAGTTGCGGGAGGCATTGGGAAAACTTCAGCTGAATGATGCTGCACTAAAG TTTGAACCAGAATCTTCAAGTGCTATGGGGTTTGGCTTCAGATGTGGGTTCCTTGGTCTTCTTCATATGGAAATTGTCCAG GAAAGGCTTGAGAGAGAGTACAATTTGAACTTAATAATTACTGCACCCAGTGTGGTTTACCGTGTCAACTGTGCCAATAATGAAACC GTTGAATGTTCAAACCCATCCTTGCTTCCAGAAGCTGGGAAACGGAGGTCCATTGAAGAACCTTATGTAAAG ATCGAATTACTTACACCGAAGGATTATATTGGCCCAATAATGGAGCTGGGTCAAGAGAGAAGAGGTGAATTCAAGGAAATGAACTACATTACAGAAAACAGGGCCAAGCTTATTTATATGCTACCACTTGCAGAG ATGGTTGGTGATTTCTTTGATCAACTGAAATCTCGAAGCAAAGGATATGCTAGCATGGAATATGCAGTTGTTGG GTACAGGGTAAGTGACCTAGTAAAGCTGGACATACAAATCAATGGTGAACCTGTGGAAGCATTGTCAACAATTGTACACAGAGATAAG GCATACTCTGTTGGGAGAGCGCTTACTGAAAAGCTCAAAGAACTTATCCCTCGGCAAATGTTTAAGATACCTATTCAA GCATGTATAGGTGCAAAGGTCATCGCAAGTGAAGCCCTATCAGCCATCAGGAAGGATGTCTTGTCGAAATGCTACG GAGGTGATATATCAAGGAAAAAGAAGTTGCTGAAAAaacag gcggaaggaaagaaaagaatgaaATCAATCGGAAGGGTGGAAGTTCCTCAAGAGGCATTTATGGCTGTGCTGAAACTGGAAAAGGAGGTGCTGTGA
- the LOC100822659 gene encoding translation factor GUF1 homolog, chloroplastic isoform X3, with protein sequence MAATTAAAVYRFAVLAPVPSPLSSGRRRPAAPFSRPRGISATPRGRVLCLAASAPASSTDAGQDRLQKVPITNIRNFCIIAHIDHGKSTLADKLLEMTGTVQKREMKQQFLDNMDLERERGITIKLQAARMRYVMNNEPYCLNLIDTPGHVDFSYEVSRSLAACEGALLVVDASQGVEAQTLANVYLALESNLEIIPVLNKIDLPGAEPDRIAQEIEEIIGLDCSNAIRCSAKEGIGITEILDAIVTKVPPPQDTLKNPLRALIFDSYYDPYRGVIVYFRVIDGSIKKGDKICFMANKKEYLADEIGVLSPNQMQADELHAGEVGYLSASIRSVADARVGDTITHYSKGAECALPGYSEATPMVFCGLFPLEADQFEELREALGKLQLNDAALKFEPESSSAMGFGFRCGFLGLLHMEIVQERLEREYNLNLIITAPSVVYRVNCANNETVECSNPSLLPEAGKRRSIEEPYVKIELLTPKDYIGPIMELGQERRGEFKEMNYITENRAKLIYMLPLAEMVGDFFDQLKSRSKGYASMEYAVVGYRVSDLVKLDIQINGEPVEALSTIVHRDKAYSVGRALTEKLKELIPRQMFKIPIQACIGA encoded by the exons ATGGCGGCcacaaccgccgccgccgtctacCGCTTCGCGGTCCTCGCGCCGGTACCGTCGCCGCTCTCGTCAGGGCGCCGCCGACCTGCCGCGCCCTTCTCCCGCCCGCGCGGTATCTCCGCCACTCCCCGCGGCCGCGTCCTctgcctcgccgcctccgcgcccgcctcctccaccgacgCCGGCCAGGACCGCCTCCAGAAG GTCCCCATTACCAACATCAGGAACTTCTGCATCATCGCGCATATCGACCATGGCAAGTCGACACTGGCGGATAAGCTGCTCGAGATGACCGGGACAGTGCAGAAGAGGGAAATGAAACAGCAGTTCCTGGACAACATGGAcctggagagggagagggggatCACCATCAAGTTGCAG GCAGCTCGGATGCGTTACGTCATGAACAATGAGCCTTACTGCCTGAATTTAATTGATACACCTGGTCATGTCGATTTCTCATACGAG GTCTCCCGTTCTCTTGCTGCTTGTGAGGGCGCACTGCTGGTTGTTGATGCTTCTCAG GGCGTTGAAGCTCAGACTTTAGCAAATGTTTATCTCGCGTTGGAAAGCAACCTTGAAATCATACCG GTTCTAAACAAAATTGATCTTCCTGGTGCTGAACCTGACCGTATCGCACAAGAGATTGAAGAG ATAATTGGGTTGGATTGCAGTAATGCAATTAGGTGTTCAGCAAAG GAGGGTATAGGCATCACTGAGATACTAGATGCCATCGTGACCAAGGTCCCCCCACCACAGGATACTTTAAAAAATCCTCTCAGGGCTCTTATATTTGACAG CTATTATGATCCGTACAGAGGCGTTATAGTGTATTTTCGAGTTATTGATGGCAGTATAAAGAAAGGGGACAAGATATGTTTTATGGCCAACAAAAAG GAATACCTTGCTGATGAAATTGGTGTACTATCTCCCAATCAGATGCAAGCTGATGAACTGCATGCTGGCGAG GTTGGATATCTCTCTGCTTCCATAAGATCAGTAGCTGATGCTAGGGTTGGTGATACAATTACTCATTATTCAAAAGGAGCAGAATGTGCCTTGCCAGGATATTCAGAAGCTACACCAATGGTTTTCTGCGGCCTGTTTCCTTTGGAGGCAGATCA GTTTGAGGAGTTGCGGGAGGCATTGGGAAAACTTCAGCTGAATGATGCTGCACTAAAG TTTGAACCAGAATCTTCAAGTGCTATGGGGTTTGGCTTCAGATGTGGGTTCCTTGGTCTTCTTCATATGGAAATTGTCCAG GAAAGGCTTGAGAGAGAGTACAATTTGAACTTAATAATTACTGCACCCAGTGTGGTTTACCGTGTCAACTGTGCCAATAATGAAACC GTTGAATGTTCAAACCCATCCTTGCTTCCAGAAGCTGGGAAACGGAGGTCCATTGAAGAACCTTATGTAAAG ATCGAATTACTTACACCGAAGGATTATATTGGCCCAATAATGGAGCTGGGTCAAGAGAGAAGAGGTGAATTCAAGGAAATGAACTACATTACAGAAAACAGGGCCAAGCTTATTTATATGCTACCACTTGCAGAG ATGGTTGGTGATTTCTTTGATCAACTGAAATCTCGAAGCAAAGGATATGCTAGCATGGAATATGCAGTTGTTGG GTACAGGGTAAGTGACCTAGTAAAGCTGGACATACAAATCAATGGTGAACCTGTGGAAGCATTGTCAACAATTGTACACAGAGATAAG GCATACTCTGTTGGGAGAGCGCTTACTGAAAAGCTCAAAGAACTTATCCCTCGGCAAATGTTTAAGATACCTATTCAA GCATGTATAGGTGCATAG
- the LOC104583937 gene encoding protein MEI2-like 7, with protein sequence MAFMKLNADAPPFHPTKLSTRLHLRTPPPPRSVTAPYAPYHAGAACRFPEYDDHRYPLPPPPLFLSEGGFRWPRPRLPLPPPPPFLCDGKQQQGRPSPPPRALVFSRGAFVVEKLYRKALAKARALPDAATRRRRGPAAAQPCGLRMHQQAVARAWAWAWPARSPALTMRPASPPTTLRTPLPEWLGWVSTVMIRNIPSKLTRAGMMELLDDHCAGENGRRRRGAVTAAYDFLYLPMDFSMCSRQRSSNKGYAFVNLTTADAAAGLYRALHGCRWDPSLRSDKIIRVDAARIQGKERLARHFSVSTFVCHSDEYLPAVFSPPRHGGPRLASKPRPVGLRVPPPPNIMAGKARVVVK encoded by the exons aTGGCCTTCATGAAGCTCAACGCGGACGCGCCGCCGTTCCACCCTACCAAGCTCTCGacccgcctccacctccgtactccgccgcctcctcgttCCGTCACGGCGCCGTACGCCCCGTACCACGCCGGTGCCGCCTGCAGGTTCCCGGAGTACGATGACCACCGCTatcccctgccgccgccgccgcttttcCTCAGCGAAGGCGGCTTCCGCTGGCCACGCCCACGCCTGCCGctgcccccgcctcctccattcCTCTGCGacggcaagcagcagcaggggcgcccctcgccgccgccgcgcgcgctcGTGTTCTCCAGGGGCGCCTTCGTCGTCGAGAAGCTGTACCGGAAGGCGCTGGCCAAGGCGCGTGCTTTACCGGACGCGGCCACCCGCCGTCGACGTGGGCCGGCCGCGGCCCAGCCGTGTGGGCTGCGGATGCACCAGCAGGCCGTCGCGCGGGcatgggcctgggcctggccGGCGAGGTCGCCGGCGTTGACGATGAGgccggcgtcgccgccgacgacgctCCGGACGCCACTGCCGGAGTGGCTCGGGTGGGTGTCCACCGTCATGATCCGCAACATCCCCAGCAAGCTCAC GCGCGCCGGGATGATGGAGCTCCTCGACGACCACTGCGCCGGCGAgaacggccgccgccgccgcggcgccgtgACCGCCGCCTACGATTTCCTCTACTTGCCCATGGATTTCAG CATGTGCAGCAGGCAGCGAAGCAGCAACAAGGGCTACGCCTTCGTGAACCTGACGACGGCcgacgcggcggccgggctCTACCGCGCGCTCCACGGCTGCCGCTGGGACCCCTCGCTCCGCAGCGACAAGATCATCCGCGTCGACGCCGCGCGTATCCAG GGCAAGGAGAGGCTGGCGAGGCACTTCAGCGTGTCCACCTTCGTGTGCCACTCCGACGAGTACCTCCCCGCCGTCTTCTCCCCGCCCCGCCACGGCGGGCCGCGCCTCGCCAGCAAGCCCAGGCCCGTCGGCCTCCGTGTTCCTCCTCCGCCCAATATAATGGCAGGAAAGGCTCGTGTAGTAGTCAAATAG